One genomic window of Gemmatimonadota bacterium includes the following:
- the purB gene encoding adenylosuccinate lyase yields the protein MSLRSLSPLDGRYGDRLQGLSSYFSEWALIKYRLHVEIEWLITMAERPEIEHVRVFSEEETGFLRSLVLDFTDAQAARIKEIEEETRHDVKAVEYYVREAIAGTSVEDVTESVHFCCTSEDINNLAYALMLRDGIQQEWLPGSQDLISVAAALAGDTADIPMLSHTHGQSATPTTVGKEIAVFVARWRRQLDQVFHSEYLGKFNGAVGNYNAHLVVYPDVPWEAVARHFVEDRLGLTFNPITIQIEPHDYLAELFHRLMRFNTVLLDFDRDMWSYISLGYFRQKVVGTETGSSVMPHKVNPIDFENSEANVGVSNALLEHLAGKLQISRQQRDLSDSSALRNVGVAIGHSLLAIHSAIQGMARVDVDRDVVSADLDGAWEVLAEAVQMVMRKAGHENPYERMKALTRGQVITQEIMEDLIRDLDLPDDDKLRLLALTPPDYVGLAPVLARHIAREGEDIVPEGAAGKQDSPGADGEDA from the coding sequence ATGTCTCTACGATCGCTATCTCCCCTGGACGGCCGATACGGCGACCGGCTACAGGGCCTTTCCTCCTATTTCTCCGAATGGGCACTGATCAAGTACCGGCTGCACGTGGAGATCGAATGGCTGATCACCATGGCGGAGCGGCCCGAGATCGAACACGTACGCGTCTTTTCCGAGGAAGAGACCGGTTTCCTGCGGTCGCTGGTCCTTGATTTCACCGACGCGCAGGCTGCGCGGATCAAGGAAATCGAGGAGGAGACCCGCCATGACGTCAAGGCGGTGGAATACTACGTAAGGGAAGCCATTGCCGGGACCTCCGTGGAGGACGTCACCGAATCGGTCCATTTCTGTTGTACTTCCGAAGACATCAACAACCTTGCCTACGCCCTCATGCTCAGGGACGGGATCCAGCAGGAGTGGCTTCCCGGAAGCCAGGACCTGATTTCCGTCGCGGCCGCCCTCGCCGGCGATACGGCGGACATCCCGATGCTCAGCCACACCCACGGGCAATCCGCCACGCCCACCACCGTAGGCAAGGAAATCGCCGTGTTCGTCGCCCGTTGGCGGCGCCAGCTCGACCAGGTCTTCCACAGTGAATACCTCGGCAAGTTTAACGGGGCGGTGGGCAACTACAACGCTCACCTCGTCGTGTATCCCGATGTGCCGTGGGAGGCCGTCGCCCGGCACTTCGTCGAGGACCGCCTCGGACTGACCTTCAATCCGATCACCATACAAATCGAGCCCCACGACTACCTGGCGGAGCTTTTTCATCGGCTGATGCGATTCAATACCGTGCTGCTCGATTTCGACCGGGACATGTGGTCGTATATTTCCCTGGGCTACTTTCGCCAGAAAGTGGTGGGGACCGAGACGGGTTCCTCGGTCATGCCCCACAAGGTGAACCCCATCGATTTCGAGAATTCCGAGGCCAACGTGGGCGTCAGCAACGCACTGCTCGAACACCTGGCCGGAAAGCTGCAGATCTCGCGGCAGCAGCGCGACCTGAGCGACTCCTCCGCCCTGCGGAACGTCGGCGTAGCCATCGGCCACTCGCTGCTGGCGATCCATTCGGCCATCCAGGGCATGGCCCGGGTGGACGTGGATCGGGACGTGGTGAGCGCCGACCTCGACGGGGCCTGGGAGGTGCTGGCGGAAGCGGTGCAGATGGTCATGCGCAAGGCCGGCCACGAGAACCCCTACGAGCGGATGAAGGCGCTGACCCGGGGACAGGTCATTACGCAAGAGATCATGGAGGACCTGATCCGCGACCTGGACCTGCCGGACGACGACAAGCTTCGCCTGCTCGCCCTGACGCCTCCGGACTACGTCGGTCTCGCGCCGGTACTGGCCCGGCACATCGCCCGGGAGGGCGAGGACATCGTACCGGAAGGCGCGGCAGGCAAACAGGATTCGCCGGGCGCCGACGGAGAAGACGCCTGA
- a CDS encoding PaaI family thioesterase, which produces MPRVTVAELQDFIDGVPFVHDLGLRIVEVEDGICRGRLPYQPRFAQSYNLVHGGVTASLADTMAYMAHATLNGITRDTVTTNLTVTYLYAASEEALNAEARVIKNGRKVLYGEVVITNDAGTRVAHATVTYLRLDYQPRG; this is translated from the coding sequence ATGCCCAGGGTAACCGTAGCCGAATTGCAGGACTTCATAGATGGCGTGCCATTCGTCCACGATCTCGGACTGCGGATCGTCGAGGTGGAGGACGGGATCTGCCGCGGCCGGTTGCCCTATCAGCCCCGGTTCGCCCAGTCCTACAACCTCGTGCACGGCGGGGTGACGGCCTCCCTGGCCGATACCATGGCGTACATGGCCCACGCCACGCTGAACGGGATCACGCGGGACACGGTGACCACCAACCTGACGGTCACCTACCTCTATGCCGCCAGCGAAGAGGCCCTCAACGCCGAGGCCCGGGTCATCAAGAATGGCCGAAAGGTCCTTTACGGCGAAGTGGTGATCACCAACGACGCCGGTACCCGGGTCGCCCACGCCACGGTCACCTATCTCAGACTGGACTACCAGCCGCGGGGGTAG
- a CDS encoding radical SAM protein: MKTEIRETTCKTILTRTGGFLEDYTHTLQPYVGCVYRCPYCYVQALPVHLYHGGAWGDYVDVKINAPERLEAEMARLKKRDKPVRVFLSSATDPYQGAESKYRITRKCLEVFASLQPERLVVQTRSPMVRRDFDVLKRIEAVELNMTLETHDETVRRNLTPHAPSVAWRLKTLDAAMETGLPVRVTISPMLPNDPDTFVETLRDRCHSVVVDTYFDGDGSGGMRTERLQVRAMYERFGYGEWYRLGAHHALVDALTASLGSERVAYSKEGFNRSARSIL, translated from the coding sequence GTGAAAACGGAAATACGCGAAACTACCTGCAAGACGATCCTGACGCGCACGGGCGGGTTCCTGGAAGACTACACCCATACCCTGCAGCCCTATGTCGGCTGCGTGTACCGGTGCCCCTACTGCTATGTGCAGGCTCTGCCCGTCCACCTCTACCACGGCGGGGCCTGGGGCGACTACGTGGACGTCAAGATCAACGCGCCCGAACGGCTCGAGGCCGAGATGGCCCGTCTGAAGAAGCGGGACAAGCCGGTGCGGGTATTCCTGAGTTCCGCCACGGACCCCTACCAGGGCGCCGAGTCGAAATACCGGATCACGCGCAAGTGCCTGGAGGTGTTCGCCAGCCTGCAACCGGAACGGCTCGTCGTGCAGACCCGCAGCCCCATGGTCCGCCGGGACTTCGACGTGCTGAAGCGCATCGAAGCAGTCGAGCTGAACATGACGCTCGAAACTCACGACGAGACCGTCCGCCGCAATCTCACGCCCCATGCCCCCTCCGTCGCCTGGCGGCTCAAGACCCTCGACGCCGCCATGGAAACCGGCCTTCCGGTCCGGGTCACGATCAGTCCCATGCTGCCCAACGACCCCGACACCTTCGTGGAAACGCTCCGGGATCGCTGCCACTCGGTGGTCGTGGATACGTATTTCGACGGGGACGGATCGGGCGGCATGCGGACCGAACGCCTCCAGGTTCGGGCGATGTACGAGCGGTTCGGTTACGGGGAGTGGTACCGGCTCGGCGCCCATCACGCACTGGTGGACGCGCTGACGGCTTCCCTCGGCTCCGAACGCGTCGCGTACAGCAAGGAAGGGTTCAACCGGTCGGCCCGATCCATATTGTGA
- the solA gene encoding N-methyl-L-tryptophan oxidase: protein MSRPTSSYDVIVIGVGGMGSAAAWHLARRGFRVLGLEQFNIPHDLGSSHGQTRIIRLAYSEHPSYVPLLRRAYALWRDIEERAGEQLLHITGALDAGPADDWVFQGSKASCEEHGLPHEVLTGTEVNGRFPGYRLPEDIMAVFQTDGGYLLPERCIVAHVEAAQREGAEIHGCEPVLDWDSDGRGVTVKTGKSTYTAGRIVITAGAWIGKVVKSLDGLVQPERQVLGWFQPKRLEIFQPDRFPVFNLRVAEGRYYGLPVHGVPGFKIGRYHHLDEQVDMDRIDRSAHPRDEAVLRAFAERYFPDGSGPTTSLQVCTFTNTADGHFILDAHPEYANVFVASPCSGHGFKFCSVIGEVMADLATTGKTSHDIALHGLARFG, encoded by the coding sequence GTGAGCCGTCCAACCTCCTCATACGACGTCATCGTGATCGGTGTGGGCGGCATGGGCAGCGCCGCGGCCTGGCACCTTGCCCGCCGCGGTTTCCGTGTGCTGGGTCTCGAACAGTTTAACATCCCCCACGATCTCGGATCTTCCCACGGTCAGACGCGCATTATCCGCCTAGCTTACTCAGAACACCCGTCCTACGTACCGCTGCTCCGGCGCGCCTACGCGCTGTGGAGGGATATCGAGGAGCGGGCAGGCGAGCAGCTGCTGCATATCACGGGGGCGCTGGACGCCGGCCCCGCGGACGATTGGGTCTTTCAAGGCTCGAAGGCGTCCTGCGAGGAGCACGGCCTGCCCCACGAGGTCCTTACGGGCACGGAGGTGAACGGGCGTTTCCCAGGCTACCGGTTGCCGGAGGACATCATGGCCGTTTTTCAGACGGACGGCGGGTATCTACTGCCCGAGCGTTGCATTGTCGCCCACGTGGAGGCGGCGCAGCGGGAAGGCGCTGAAATCCACGGATGCGAACCGGTGCTGGACTGGGATTCCGACGGGCGCGGCGTCACGGTAAAGACCGGAAAATCGACCTACACGGCCGGCCGGATCGTCATCACCGCGGGCGCCTGGATCGGCAAAGTGGTGAAATCCCTTGATGGACTGGTGCAGCCGGAACGACAGGTGCTGGGCTGGTTTCAGCCGAAGCGACTGGAGATTTTCCAGCCGGACCGGTTCCCGGTGTTCAATCTCCGGGTGGCCGAGGGCCGGTACTATGGACTTCCCGTGCACGGGGTGCCGGGATTCAAGATCGGCCGTTACCATCACCTGGACGAGCAGGTCGATATGGACCGGATCGACCGATCCGCCCATCCCCGCGACGAGGCCGTGCTCCGGGCATTCGCCGAACGCTACTTTCCCGATGGTTCAGGGCCCACCACGAGCCTGCAGGTCTGCACCTTCACCAACACCGCCGACGGCCACTTCATCCTGGACGCCCATCCGGAGTATGCGAACGTATTCGTCGCCTCCCCCTGCTCCGGCCACGGGTTCAAGTTCTGCAGTGTCATCGGAGAGGTCATGGCCGATCTGGCCACAACAGGCAAAACCTCGCACGACATCGCCCTGCACGGGCTGGCGCGGTTCGGATAA